From Oreochromis niloticus isolate F11D_XX linkage group LG15, O_niloticus_UMD_NMBU, whole genome shotgun sequence:
CCCCCTCCTTTCAAAGGGCAGGACGCACAACTACTAAGATGGCCGTCCAAAtaacataacaaaaacaaaagaacatgccaaacatttgaaaatgttttttgtacattgtggggttttgttttttccactttatctAGCATACAGTAAGTCCCGTTCCACTTTAACGCTTGAGTTAGAACCTGTTATATTCGCTCATCTTAACAGTACAGAGTTCCTCTCCAAATACAAAAAACTGTACCAAACCAACAAGAGGACAGCTCATCGTGGAATCAGCACGCTCTGGTAGCCCGGAGGAGGGGCGGAGGTGAGGGAGGGGTCGGGAGGGTTAGGTTAGTGCTCCGGTCTCAAGCTGCATGCATGaagaacagaaaacagagagaaagaagagatgGCCAGCCCAGACATTTACCACTAGCAAATGGAACTGGAAGGAGTTCACCAAATGCTGCTGCTTTAGTCTGAAGGTAGTAGTTACAGggtttgttgttattatttttacttgTTAAGTACTGATGCTAAACTGATCTCCGGGGGGGAGGGGACAGGATCACTAACcatttcatgcatttattttttgtatgtttttatatttttcctgTGTGGACAGaaggatattttatttcaacattCAATTATTTTCTATACAGAAACAGTAtgaataaatgaacattttttccAAGAGGTAAGtaaaacattttgatttttttttatcctttttttgtttgtttttcttctaagAGGGGGCAGGACGGGGCAGGCAAGCTTCACTTTGCAGTCATCATCTGTACAAACTCTGCAAACAAGAGAGAGAGGACAAGAGACAATGAGGACACTGGGTGTGAGGCTTTGGCACAGCCAGTAAGAGCAGTCACCTGCTAAATTGTTCAAtgctttattaattttttaatcaACTTGAGCAGGTTCAGAACACACATACTAATTAGTGTCCCCTTTCCAAACAGCTTCCATGTTCATCTCATTAAACCCATTTGATTAAAAAGCTCTCGCGTTGTGCTGACAGCTGGGGAGAAATGTGACGGCCAAACTGACAAGAGTGAACAAATAAAAGGAGGTTTTCATGTATTCGGTGTAGAAGTAGGGCACTTTGCAGCCAGGACTTATGGACTGTTCATAATATATCAACAGCCTTCTAGAAAATGAGCGCAGTCTCTCGTGTAATGTGCCAGGGGACCAACAGTGGGAGGAAGGGAGGACGAGGGAGAAAGAGTGAAAAGGCTCCTGGCGCACTGATGATAATTCAGAAGGATGGCTTTCTCCTATCTCTGTTTCAGCAGGCTCCATCTATACCCCCCATCTAATAACTAATATAATGTGCGGCTGGCTTGTCTTGCGGTCGCCCTCAGAGAAATACAGTTTGGCAAATGAAGCGCTCCGTTCTCCCTGTTTAATAAAAGCTCGCACCCTGGCCTAGAAACTAAAGCTATTTGTGTAGCGTGACATTTTAGCATGCACTTTCCTTCGCGCTCGTCACAGTCTTTTACCTTCGTAGTTGACCTGTCCGTCTCCGTCGATGTCTGCTTCTCTGATCATCTCGTCCACCTCCTCGTCTGTTAGCTTCTCTCCCAGGTTCGTCATGACGTGACGAAGCTCTGCGGCGCTAATGTAGCCATTTCCGTCCTAGAAACGGAGCACGGAAACAATCGCATCAAACAGTAAAACAAATACCCTGCAGGCTGACAACTGCTCAGGTAAAAGTGGAGTAATGAGAAGGTGTTAGGCAAGCAGGAAGTAAAAGAACAGACGACTTTTCTTTCCATCAGGTCTATTTTCTGTCACATATGGGCTACTGTTACAATGGGAGATGCTCGTATTCTATTCTTGGATcttcatgtcaaagaaataggATATCCCAAAATGGTCATCTCAAAAAAGTTTCACCCGCCTGCTGTTTAAACTCTCTGTTTAGgaagggcagccaatcagaagaaggcTGAGTTAAAGGAGGAAGAAAGGCAGCTTGTTCCACACAGAGGAGGAACTAAGGGGCTTCACAATGGCCAAGAACAAGACAACTAAGGATTATTTAGAAGTGTGGATTGTGTAAAGCTACTGTAGTAGAGTCCAAAATAAAAACCACTGAGCTGGAAATGAATAGAATAGCTCTCCTTTAATTTAACACTAGCCTGGCCTGCTGTACTAAATTTACATTATCATGCAACTTGATAACCAAGAGGTTAAGGCGCATACCACACGCACCCAAATGCCATTCAGTCCCTGCGTGACCAAAGCATTTGCTGCATTTCTTCCCCCTGCAAAACTATAAtcttaaaaaagacaaagaaaacaaaaagctctGAATTATCGGCCTTATTTAACATCCCGTCGACATCTTGTTCCTCCAAAACCAAAACCTCAGCTTGGAAAGCACGGATGCTGTGCTGTAATTCCTTAATGATgctcttaaaagcttatttaccTTGTCGAATACCCGGAAAGCCTCGCGGATCTCCTCCTCGCTGTCTGTGTCCTTCATTTTTCTGGCCATCATGGTCAGGAACTCTGGGAAGTCAATGGTTCCATTACCTGCAATGGGTGATCAATGTGGCGCATTTAATCAGCAAAAAACTGCAATTACGTAAAAGCAAACACTGATAAGTAGACATAATACAATGCAGCATTTAGCTGatgaaaagcagcaaaaatacTCATTTATGTCCTCTTGTTCTGCTGCTGTGTATTACAGTAACATTTATATTAGCATTTAGGCCACATCTGCTCTTCAAAGATGTTTTTGACAGTGAAGCTTGAGGCTGAACAGCTCAAAAATAATTTATCATACACCTTTACTGCTGTGCTAAACAAATCTACTGAAGGCtagtaggaggaggaggaggagggggaggggagggggatgTGTGAGAGTGActctgtgtatgtatgtgtttccttttcttccttAGGGGAAGCCCTTGGAAAATGTTGCGTATGTTATAAGCAACGCAGCAGGATTGCAGTGGGGGGACCCATGGCCAGTCATCCATAATGCAGGCATTTAGTGTACTGTGCAGCTTTGCCTTCAAGAAGCCTGCATGTATCGAAAGATCATCTCTTGTGGCGCCACAGTCACAAACTGAGGCTGGAGGGAGAACGAGAAAAGGACATAAGTCTGGACGCTCCGTCCCTCCTATCCATCCTTGTTGCTCCCGTTCCCTGTAAAATATCTGCTATTGTGTTTGCAGAGAAAGTGCAAGATCTGACACACATGACCCAGCGATGGCTTTCCACATGGTACTAATGGTAGCTGCTATGCCAGGggcacatgcatgtgtgtgcaaatgGATCAATATCCATGTAGGTGTTGTCAAGACAGGATTACCAAAGGATCAGACATTCCTGACAGTGCAAGGCTCTATGGGGAGCTTAGTGGCTCACCAACAACACCACAAGAAGGAGGCTGGGAAAGCTGGTGGGGAATGTAACAGATCTCCAGATCTATTACAAGATCTGAAGAATCAGTAAGAACTATGGGAAATGTATTTTCATTAACAAGTGACAAAAAATACCCAGAAATTTATGAGGGAATTGAAATGAAGGTCAGGGACACCAAGGGCAAAGTAACCATGAGGATTAGCCCTGGGGTGGGATTGTGGGCAGATTAACCAATGGCAGAGCATGCCTTAGAGGGAGAGCTAAAGAGTGAACAAGAGGATGGACGTGTGTATCAAAAAAGGAACGTCGTAATGTGATGGGGCAGATGGCGATCTCGTGGCCTGCGGTAGCAATCTAAGGACCAGTTATCTAACACAGAGACATCGAGCAGCACCGAAGGGAGAACACATGCTGCCACTGGGGGGTTGGGAGAGatggatggggggggggggtaattaAGGGCAGGAAAACCACAATCCAAGGGGGAAAATAACAAGAGAGGCAAGGTAGCCCTTGAGCGATATCTGTACAGCTGCACCTCAGGCCAGCTGCAACAGCAGATGAGGAAGAAGGGTAGAAGCAGAGGGATGAAGATAGGGAGGAAGGCAGATgggaagaggaagagaaaaggGTGGTaagataaagagagagagaaaagagagggagTGAGTGGGTGGTAGAGAGGGAGCTGGAGATGAGGGAGATGTGAAGAGGAGAGAATGTAAGGAGTGAACCGAGTGGGAGATGGTGCGATTACACATAAGAGGTGCTGACGCAAACTATAGAAGGCTGAGGCATCTCGACACTCTTGTGTGTGTGGTCATTGTATTTTCCTGCATCATAAAGCCAGCTTCCATCCCAGAGCCGGGAAGGAAGGGTCGGGTTGTGTAATGATGACGAGTGATGCACTGCAGCTAAAGCTTGTATTTTAATTCATAATTACACTTGTTTATTATCCTGTCTTAAACATGAAGTGATCTTCTTTTAGGCTGAGGAATATAATAGCCCCCGGGTGTTTTAAAGCATGTGTGGTTATGCTTTTGTGCTCAACTCTGTGCGGTGGCGAATTAAAAACCGGCATTTCTCTCTGATACCACACTCGACACAGTGCTGTCTCTAGCTACAGCCTTCCATCCTGTCTCCATTTGCTGTAATTCTTTACCCCAGCCTCCTTGTTTG
This genomic window contains:
- the calm1b gene encoding calmodulin; translated protein: MADQLTEEQIAEFKEAFSLFDKDGDGTITTKELGTVMRSLGQNPTEAELQDMINEVDADGNGTIDFPEFLTMMARKMKDTDSEEEIREAFRVFDKDGNGYISAAELRHVMTNLGEKLTDEEVDEMIREADIDGDGQVNYEEFVQMMTAK